A single Pogoniulus pusillus isolate bPogPus1 chromosome 27, bPogPus1.pri, whole genome shotgun sequence DNA region contains:
- the PAFAH1B1 gene encoding platelet-activating factor acetylhydrolase IB subunit beta, whose translation MVLSQRQRDELNRAIADYLRSNGYEEAYSVFKKEAELDVNEELDKKYAGLLEKKWTSVIRLQKKVMELESKLNEAKEEFTSGGPLGQKRDPKEWIPRPPEKYALSGHRSPVTRVIFHPVFSVMVSASEDATIKVWDYETGDFERTLKGHTDSVQDISFDHTGKLLASCSADMTIKLWDFQGFECIRTMHGHDHNVSSVAIMPNGDHIVSASRDKTIKMWEVQTGYCVKTFTGHREWVRMVRPNQDGTLIASCSNDQTVRVWVVATKECKAELREHEHVVECISWAPETSYSTISEATGSETKKSGKPGPFLLSGSRDKTIKMWDISTGMCLMTLVGHDNWVRGVLFHSGGKFILSCADDKTLRVWDFKNKRCMKTLNAHEHFVTSLDFHKTAPYVVTGSVDQTVKVWECR comes from the exons ATGGTGCTGTCACAAAGGCAACGAGATGAACT AAATCGAGCAATAGCAGATTACCTTCGTTCTAACGGCTATGAAGAGGCATATTCGGTTTTTAAAAAGGAAGCTGAGTTAGATGTG AATGAAGAGTTAGATAAGAAGTATGCTggacttctggaaaaaaaatggacaTCTGTTATAAGATTACAGAAGAAG GTAATGGAATTAGAATCGAAGCTGAATGAAGCTAAGGAAGAATTTACATCAGGTGGACCTCTTGGTCAGAAGCGAGACCCTAAAGAGTGGATTCCTCGTCCTCCAGAGAAGTATGCACTGAGTGGGCACAGGAGTCCTGTCACTCGAGTCATTTTCCATCCAGTGTTCAGTGTTATGGTCTCTGCTTCAGAGGATGCCACAATAAAG GTGTGGGATTATGAGACAGGAGACTTTGAGCGAACCCTTAAGGGGCATACAGACTCTGTGCAAGATATTTCCTTTGACCACACTGGCAAACTATTGGCCTCTTGTTCTGCTGATATGACCATTAAGCTATGGGATTTCCAGGGCTTTGAGTGCATCAGAACTATGCATG gtcatGATCATAATGTTTCTTCAGTAGCCATCATGCCTAATGGAGATCATATAGTTTCTGCCTCAAGGGACAAAACTATCAAAATGTGGGAAGTCCAAACAGG TTACTGTGTGAAGACTTTCACGGGTCACAGAGAATGGGTGCGCATGGTGCGGCCTAACCAGGATGGCACCCTCATTGCCAGCTGTTCTAACGACCAGACGGTGCGTGTCTGGGTGGTAGCTACAAAGGAGTGCAAAGCTGAGCTCCGGGAACACGAGCACGTGGTAGAATGCATCTCTTGGGCTCCTGAGACCTCCTACTCCACCATATCAGAAGCTACAGGATCAGAG ACTAAGAAGAGTGGCAAGCCTGGGCCTTTCCTGCTGTCTGGATCCAGAGACAAGACCATTAAGATGTGGGACATTAGCACTGGCATGTGCCTTATGACACTT GTGGGCCATGATAACTGGGTACGTGGCGTTCTGTTCCATTCTGGGGGGAAGTTTATCTTGAGCTGTGCTGACGACAAGACTCTACGCGTCTGGGACTTCAAGAACAAGCGATGCATGAAAACCCTCAATGCGCACGAACACTTTGTTACCTCTTTGG ATTTCCACAAGACGGCACCGTACGTGGTCACTGGAAGTGTAGATCAAACAGTAAAAGTGTGGGAGTGCCGTTGA